From the Deinococcus gobiensis I-0 genome, the window CGGCGCCACGGTCCTGATGTACGAGGGCGCGCCCAACCAGCCCGACTGGGGCCGCTACTGGGACCTCGTGCAGAAGCACGGCGTGACCATCCTGTACACCGCCCCGACCGCCATCCGGTCGTTCATGCGCCAGGGCGACGAGCTGCCCGCCCGCTACGACCTGAGCAGCCTGCGCCTGCTGGGGTCGGTGGGCGAGCCGATCAACCCCGAGGCGTGGATGTGGTACTGGCGCGTCATCGGCGGCGAGCGCTGCCCGGTCGTGGACACCTGGTGGCAGACCGAAACCGGCTCGATCATGCTGACCACGCTGCCGGGGGCCTTCGCGGCCAAGCCGGGCAGCGCAGGTCTGCCGATGTTCGGGGTGGACGTGGCGATCATGACCCGCGACGGCCAGGAACTCGGCCCGGACGAGGGTGGGCTGCTGGTGGTCAAGCGGCCCTGGCCCAGCATGCTGCGCACGGTGTACGGCGACGACGCCCGCTACCGGAAGACCTACTGGGGCGAGATTCCGCACGTGTACTTTGCAGGTGACGGTGCGCGGCGCGACGCCGACGGCTACGTGACGGTGGTGGGCCGCGTGGACGACGTGCTGAACGTCTCCGGGCACCGCCTGGGCACCATGGAGATCGAGTCGGCGCTCGTGTCGCACCCCTCGGTGGCCGAGGCGGCAGTGGTGGGCAAGCCCGACGCGGTCAAGGGCGAGGGCGTGGTCGCCTTCGTGCTGCCGCAGCTCGGGCAGAGTGTGGACCCGGCGGCATTGCGCGCGCACGTGAGCCGTGAGATCGGCGCGCTAGCCCGCCCCGACGCGATCATCGTGGCCGACGCGCTGCCCAAGACCCGCAGCGGCAAGATCATGCGGCGTTTCCTGCGCCAGATCGCCGCCGGGCAGGAGGTCCAGGGCGATACGAGTACCCTCGAAGACCCCAGCGTGCTGGTCCGCCTCGCGGCCACCCCGGCGGTCTAGCACCCACAGGCGAGAGGGTCCCCACCATGCCTGACGGGGACCCTCTACGCGCCGTGCCCTCCGGTCTCAGGAGGGGAGGCGGGCCGTATTCATCCAGAACGCCTCGACGGCCTGGACCACGCGGTCATAGTCGGGGTACGACACCGGTTTGCAGATGTAGCTGCTCGCGTGCGATTCGTAGGAGCGCCGCACGTCCTGCGGGGCGCTGCTCGTGCTGAACACCAGGATCGGCAGGTGGCGCAGTTCCTCGCTGGACTTGAGGTAGGCGATCAGCTCGAAGCCGTCCATGCGCGGCATGTTGATGTCCACGAGGAGCAGGTCCGGGAGGGGGTGCTGCTCGCGCAGGAGGCCCTGAAGGTGTTCGATGGCGAACAGCCCGTCCGCGCACACCGTGAACTGGGGCGGGACCGTCAGGGTCTCGAACGCGGCCTGGGTCAGGAAGGCGTCGGCCTCGCTGTCCTCTACCAGCAGAATCTGCATCTGCCTGCCCGTTGTGCCTGAAGCCCTCATCTCTATCATTCTACATTGAGTCAGTAAGGAGAGCCTGTTCCAGGCTACGATTGCCGGCCATGCCGGACACTCCGGCCCTGGCCCAGTCGCCGCGCCGCTTCGGCCAGTTGTATAGGAGGCTGCACGAGCGCGAAGCGCACGAATCCCTCGCCCAGCATACCAAAGGCGCGCCCCGGGCTGAGGACCACGCCGGTGTCCTCGGCCAGCCGCACCGCGTAGGCCACGCTGTCTTCCAGGCCGGGCACCCGCGCCCAGACGTACATGCTGGCCTGCGGGGTGGCGACCTCCCAGCCCAGCTCCCGCAGGGCGGGCACCAGGGCGTCGCGCCGCTCCTCGAAGGTCTGCGCGGCGGCCCGGCCCAGCGCGTCGGGCAGGCCCAGGGCGACCGTCGCCGCGCGCTGGATGCCCAGGTAGGCGTGGAAGTCCACCGCGCCCTTGACCCGCGCGAGCGCCGCGATGGCCCCGGCGTCCCCGGCGGCGAAGCCCACCCGGAAGCCGCCCAGATGGTGCGTCTTGCTCAGCGAGTGGAGTTCGACGACGCCCTCCAGGCCCGCGCCCAGAGCACTCGGCGCGCGGTAGCCCCCGAAGGTCAGCTCGGCGTAGGGATGGTCGTGGATGAGCAGGGTGCCCCGCGCGCGGCACCACGCGGCGGCGCGCGTGAAAAAGGCCCCGTCCGCCACTGCCGAGGTGGGGTTGTTGGGATAGTTCAGCAGCAGGGCGCGGGGCGCGAGGTCGCCCGGCACGGCGTCCAGGTCGGGCAGAAAGCCGCGCTCGGACCGCAGGGGCAGCGGCACGGTGCGCAGGCCCGCCACGGCCGCCGCGCCCAGGTAGGGGGGGTAGCAGGGATCGGGCAGCAGCAGCGTGTCGCCGGGGTCGGTCACGGCCAGCAGCAGGTGGGCCAGCCCCTCCTGCGCGCCGATCAGGGGCAGGACCTCGGTGTCCGGGTCCACCGTGACCCCGAAACGCCGCGCGAGGTAAGCGGCGGCGGCCTCCCGCAGCGGCGCGGTGTCCGAGAACAGCGGGTAACGGTAGGTGTCGGGGTCGCGGGTGGCCTCCCGCAGCGCCGCGAGGGCGGCTTCGGGCGGCGGCTGGTCGCTGCTGCCGATGCTCAGGTCGATGACCTCCAGCCCGGCGGCGCGCGCCCGCCCCGCCGCCGCGTTCATCCGCCCGAAGATGCTGCCCGGAACTGCCCCTGCCCGCTGTGACGCCCACATGCCCGCATGCTAGGGCGTGCGCGCGCGCCGGGGGGCGGGCTGGCCGGACAGGGGGGCGGCGCTTCGCCTGCGCCGCCCCCCTGTCCGGCCCTTCACCCTCTAGGCGTTCTCAGCCCCCGACATGCACCACCGGACGCTGCGCCGCGTCTCGCTCGGCCACGCGCAGGACCTCGTGCGTGAGGGGCGGAATGTCGCCCTCGCCCGCCAGCAGGAAGCGCAGGGCGTTGCCGGCCGGGCCCTTCTCCGACCACTCGAAATAGACGTGGGGCGGCACGCCGGTCAGGTCGCGCACGTAGAGCAGGACGGCCGCCAGGGTGTTGGGCACGCTCGACCCGCGCGCGCGCAGGATCAGGTGCGGGCCGACCTTGACCCCCGTGACCGGCACGGTGGCCGCGAAGTCGCTCGCGTCGGTGACCTCGACCTCGAGGAACAGCGCCGCCTGCCCGCCCGACAGGTGGTTGTCGAGCCGCACGTCGAGCGCCTTGAGGACGTATTCGGCGTTGTCGCCCGCGTTCAGGCGGTTGGCGATGAACCGCAGCGGCAGCCCGCGTTCCTGTACCCGCGCGAGCATGGCGCTCGCCCTGTCGTCGAAGACCACGCGCTGCACACGCAGCTCGGTGCTGCGGCTCACGCGCGAGGCCACGCTGACGATGAGGATGCCCAGAATGAACAGCAGCGCGATCCACAGGCCCTCGGGGCGGTCCCGCACCGTCACGACGCTGGTGTAGATGAACAGGAGGCTGATGAGCCCGAACAGCACGCTCGGCCCCCGGTGGCCCCGGCGGCGCTCGGTCAGGAACACGGCGATGGCGGCCGAGGTCATCAGGGCGAGGACCCCGGTCGCGTAGGCCCCGCTCTGGGCGTCCACGTCGGCGCGGAACAGCACCGTCACCAGGGCGCTGATGCCGATGAACAGCACCACCAGCGGGCGGGTCGCGCGCGCCCAGTCGGGGGCCATGCCGTAGCGCGGCAGGTATCTGGGCACGATGTTCAGCAGCCCCGCCATCGCGGAAGCGCCTGCGAACCACAGGATCAGGATGGTCGAGAGGTCGTACAGCGTGCCGAAGCCCTCGCCCAGACGTTCATGGGCGAGGTAGGCCAGCGCCCGGCCGTTCGCCTCGCCGGCCGGCTTGAACACGGTCACGTTGTCCGAGCCGCCCGCCGGGGTCTGGGTCACGGTGACCTGCAGGGCGACCGGGCCGCCCACCGTCTGC encodes:
- a CDS encoding response regulator — encoded protein: MQILLVEDSEADAFLTQAAFETLTVPPQFTVCADGLFAIEHLQGLLREQHPLPDLLLVDINMPRMDGFELIAYLKSSEELRHLPILVFSTSSAPQDVRRSYESHASSYICKPVSYPDYDRVVQAVEAFWMNTARLPS
- a CDS encoding aminotransferase class I/II-fold pyridoxal phosphate-dependent enzyme — translated: MWASQRAGAVPGSIFGRMNAAAGRARAAGLEVIDLSIGSSDQPPPEAALAALREATRDPDTYRYPLFSDTAPLREAAAAYLARRFGVTVDPDTEVLPLIGAQEGLAHLLLAVTDPGDTLLLPDPCYPPYLGAAAVAGLRTVPLPLRSERGFLPDLDAVPGDLAPRALLLNYPNNPTSAVADGAFFTRAAAWCRARGTLLIHDHPYAELTFGGYRAPSALGAGLEGVVELHSLSKTHHLGGFRVGFAAGDAGAIAALARVKGAVDFHAYLGIQRAATVALGLPDALGRAAAQTFEERRDALVPALRELGWEVATPQASMYVWARVPGLEDSVAYAVRLAEDTGVVLSPGRAFGMLGEGFVRFALVQPPIQLAEAARRLGQGRSVRHGRQS